GGGGCACTAGCCCTTCCTCGTTGGAGGACTTGTAGGTGACAATGGAGAAGTGGAGGAAGGTGATTCATGACTCCTTTTATCTTGTGCAGTTACCTTTTAAGGGCTTAGGCCCTTCAAAGGAAACAACAATGAGAGCTTAAACTCCATCACGCCTTGAAAGTCGACAACTCCAGACCCTGATCTGCCCCTCCAGTTTCTTCCTCCTCCAAGAAAGGTGTAGACACTGCTCCACTTATTGCTCCCAAACTGACTTATCTAGGAAAGGTGGTATAGGAAGGAAGGTCAGTATGCCAAGTTGGCATTCCCCTCCTCAAGCAACATGGAAGTGGCATGGAGTAGAGATGGAAGGGGTAAATCTTTTGGGACAGATAACCACCTACCTCTCTCTCACCCTTGCCGCCCTCTTGCTTGCACACCATTGGCATTCCAGAACCATCCTCTGAAACTACAGAAAGCTCTTCCCTTAGCAGATGTTGAAAGTAATGGAAGATAAGAACTTGCTCAAAGACGTCAGAGAATGTTCTTCGGGCTTTTACAgttgactcttcctggtggagaagtcaaTTGGGGCTGGAGACTAGTCATTAAGCTTTCCCCATTAAACAAGTTAGTTCTCCAAACACCATTCACGATTTTGACAACAAGCACTGTGTGGTTAGCTTATCAGAAATGAAAAAATCACTCTTTCCATAGACCTGATGGATGCATACTTTTAGATATCCATCCATCGTTCCTACAGAAATTAGCCTACATCCACTTCATCCTTTGCTGAAGTAGCATactagttcaaagtcctgtgcttagAACTGAATACCTCTCTCCTCTCCTTCTGTCGACTCAAGAAGGATTCAGATCTTGAGGTATCTCAAAGATTGGCTGATCCTGGCCACTAAGACTCCAGGAGGCAGTTACTCCAGGAACGAGACAGACTTCTTTCCTCTCGCCACAATCTTGGTATTGTGATAAATTAGGAAATTTTTATCTCATGACAAAGCAGAGGATGAAGTAGCTGGGTATACAGATAAACACTGCAATAGCGGGTGCCTCCCTGTCGGATTGTATCAGCAGTCTTTGGGAGAGACTGCACCCATTCCTGCTCAAGCAAGAACTTCCAGCTAAACAGTGGCAACATTTTTGGGGACGTCTTTTGCATTTGGAGAAGCTCCTCCTACAAAGACGTTAGTGTTCTCTCTCTGTGCATTAGTTATGGAGGCATTATCACTTACGCTTAAGCTGCATATaggtttattactattattattaatttttttttagcatcaCTGCTCTGTAGCCAGCAATCTCCCTTACAATTGGGATCAACCGGAACAAGAGGTGAGGTGATCTGGCCTGGTTGCTGTATGATGAAAACCTAACCAGGGAAGCCCCATGGGAGTCCCCTCCTTCAGAAATGCTGTTCATCACCTCATCCAAGGAGGGTGGAGTATACATCTGGGAAAGCAGAACAGTAAAAGGATATGGTCCACAGAAGAAAAGCACCTgcatattaatattttgaaaatgcaAACAGCAGTACTAGCACTGCAAGTTTTCCAACAGCTTTTGGTAGGGCAATTGGTAGCATTGTTGAGCAACAATATCTTCATGGCTTACACCAACAAATGATGGGCACTTTCTCAAGACTCAACGTGAGTTAGTAAAGCAGGTACACACTTGGGAAGTTCAATAGAGCTGTCAGTGaagttcattccaggcaagagtaaTGTTCTAGCAGACATACTCAGTCACCAGAGGTAGGTTTTATGGTTAGGGTGGTCTCTACATCACTGCATGGCGGAAAGGCTATTTTCTGTGGGGCCTACCATCGATCAATTTGTTCTCCACTCTGTTTTACAAGAAATTTTTGGTATTCTGCTCTCCACTTTCAGATACATCAGCAGTTTTTGAGGATACCTTTCAATACCCCGTGGGTAATTTTTCTCAAGAGTAATTGAAAGTTGGTAATGCAGGTACACAATGGGGCAGTCAACAACTTGGTAGAGGTGTTGGTGAGGTTCATTTTAGACGAGGAATGTTCTAGCAGACACGCTCAGTCACCAGAGGCCGGTTGTAGGGTCGGAGTGGTCCTTACATCTTTGTGGTGGAAGGGCTACTTTCACTGTGGGGCTCACCATCAATCTAATATGTTCACCACTCGGTTGAACAGTAAACTAACAGTATTCTATTCTTCAGTTCCAAATCCATTGGCAGTGTTCAAGGGTGTACGCCTTTTTGCCCTTCTACCACCTATTACTCAACATACAGTTGTCAACATTGGGTCTCAGGAAGTTCTGATCAGCTGATTTTCTAGTCTACCTTTGTCGAGAGAAGCTTCTCTCAAGTCTCTGCTGTTAAAGACTATCACTCGGCCTTTAGCCAGGCTTTCAGATGAAAGGGCTTAGACCTTTCCTCTTCGTGGGAATTGTCTGGGTTCAAGAGGAGCTTCAAACAGTCTTGCCCTCTCTCGCAATTCATGGCCTAGATTGGAATTTCATTCAAGTTTCTCAAGTGACGAGCCAGGAGATGTGCATCAAATAGGGATCTGACCCTAAGCCTGTCTTCTTACTACTAACCTTAGCCTTGGCAAAGCCATTAGGCAAGCTGCatggtattttttttatgttgaaagtcATTCTGAGAGATGAAAGCACCCAAATACCCAGAACCCCGCCGATCACTAATCTAGATTAGTGAGTATTTCCTCaatttccccatctctctctctctctctataagaagcAATTATTGTTGATCAGGATGACATGCTTCTCTGTCCTTTGAGGGTGCTACAATGCTACCCAAAGAGAACTCAGAGCTTCAAGACCAGAACACCAGAGacgacccagggtcagagagcatgcttgctcaggtctcgatctccagtaagtttctggtcgcgttgCGGATAACATCCCaacgcgctctctcttacccagtgcgacccttgtctcacgtggtccctttgtgctcttccttatccttttccctctgtgtccTGTGTCTCGCTTACTAGTGCATTATGGAGCATCCCAGTCGTTACCCTGGGCCTATGGCCGATAAATCATGTGGCGCCTTCCTCTCTAAgtctgaagttgacccgcactccttgtgttcttcgtgtaggggcaatttgtgttcccctacagccacgtttCCGGAGtccgagtcctggaacgaggtgcagtgggtgcgctacggcaccaagaagaagaccTCTAGATGATCACTTAGGAAACCGAGCGTCTCTTCGCCTCTCACTTCGCCCGGCATTTCTTCGGACAGAGTCtccctgccgccttcccctacccagtgtcAAGggccgaggtaagtctgttgcggggaagaggcctctAGCCCTTCTCCAGAAGTCTGATTtacctgagggagggacgggagggtgttgttattattattattattattattacttactaagctacaaccctagatggaaaagcagtatgctataagcccaggggctccaacagggaaaatagctcagtgcggaaaggaaaaaaggaaaataaaatattctaagaagagtaacaacaataaatatcttctatataaactataaaaactttaacaaaacaagaggaagagaaataagataggagagtgtgctcgagtgtaccctcaagcaagagaactctaacccaagacagtgaaaggccatggtacagaggctatggcactacccaagactagagaacagtggtttgattttggagtgtccttctcctagaagagctgcttaccatagctaaagagtctcttctacccttaccaagaggaaagtggcactgaacaagtacagtgcagtaaccccttgggtgatgaagaattgtttggtaatctgtgttgtcaggtgtatgaggatagaggagaatatgtaaagaatatgccagactattcagtgtgtatgtaggcaaagggaaaatgaaccgtaaccagagaggaggatccaatgtagtactgtctggccagtcaaaagaccccataactctctagcggtagtatctcaacgggtggctggtgtcctggccaacctactacctactagtagGTGAAAGCAGGGCCCGTCTCGTCGGATGATCCTATGTGGGGTAAaactgctgcagcctcttctcccgcctcttgggcaggtttttcaggtgcatcagcagccgagggtgccgccgagaaggaggactcgccgccgtcagaccccctcgcgtgggcgcctccgaagacgctcttcagatctcccctgaggatggaagaggagtttgaaacctggttccccagcgaggagctccccctcccctccagcgccttcagctatgttcccgtccgtcttcctggagccttcgtcgccgaCCGAACACCATTTGAACCCACCAGCAACGAGGCGCGACCCAGGCCCTTCagcgaggtcctacaggtcttcgggctcctcggtcgaggcctactccaACTCATCGGAAGACAGAGCCCTGAGGGACCATAGGAGATGGCGAGATAGGTCACGCAGGAGATGGTCTCGCTCATGTTCCCATTCCAGATCCCGCCCCGTGGGTTGgcgctctagatcccccaggaggaaggaTAAGAGAAGTGActcgccggaggaagaatgggtgcgggtcgCCATCCCCCTTTCCCAACTCCTGGGGGCTTCAGCAGTCCTGAGCACCTTGGGATAGCTCCCTAGGTCCCACTCACCAGTACGATTTGTCTCCAGCAGCAGGTTTgatcgacggagggagtcgtctcttcaggccccaagggacaggcataagtccgcgaaggttccgactccatccgcccagtggAGGGAgttgccccttcggtctggcagccgcgtcccggcctcaaAATCTACGACGAATCGTCCGGAACGAGAGAGACTCCTTCCCTCGATGGGCAAGCCCGCAGACCCCTAGAAGAAACCCGCAGACCCCTGGTCTGCCGGAAGAGAAAAATCCAGGATGGAGGCCTTCCTCcatcccagcggcgatgcccgtcctactcCCTGAAACGCAgagactggaccactccaggaagatgcctcctccccgtacggctccccccgtcggaggtcctccGTCACGAGCACTGGAGCGCCCGTCGGAGAATGTAGAGGACGGTGTAGAAGGTTCGGCAGCGGAAGTTTCGgcctacaggagggtgataggcatCATTAGGCGTCTCCACAGACTGGACGAACCTGAGCCCTCTACTGACAAAGTCTGGCTCttgagcctcagcaggctggtggatgcGCCTGTCCAACAGATgccctcgctagccctcccttTGGCTAGGGATGTCAGGCTGGGTATGGCGCACGTtgacaagatcgtggccaaccccgcggaagctcccaagagccagagcgcctctAAACTTCTCCAAGGCCTGAAGAGACAGAGCCGGTTCTACCTTCCTGAAGGACACCGTGCGGGTCCCTGTTCGGTGGAGCCAGCAGtcgccatcctgggacaaggagcGGCAGAGGAGATGGCTACCACTGCCCTGGTTTGTTTCTCCCCTGCGGAAAAGTCCTTGATGGAGGAGCTGGCCAAGGACCTGGTGCACGTGTAAttgtggctggattggtgggcctccatgCTGGTAGGGTTCCAATCCTTGCACGACCTAGTAATCCCGGagaatcaggccttgctgaaggagcttaTTAGcacgggaggtaaggccctgaagttcctctCCCACCAATCCATCACGCAGGCCGCCAATTGGatactgcggaagagggacactgtGCTCAGCAAACTTGTAAGGAGGCtccctgacagagaagcgaggtccctgaggagcctgccaCTGTGGGATGACTCAGTGTTCcccttgaaggcggtggaggagacAGTAGAGGGGGTCAGGAAGCTAAAGGACgcgggagaacccagaccccctccagcgagaagacctgcccatagaaggacaccctccgacgtctctctccctcctcgcgcctcgcctagccagcccaggagagacgcccctattACGTCCTGGCAGCAGCCTTCGCAGCCCTCCTGTAAAGGAACGTCGGctgcgcagtcagccttcaggccaTCCTATTTggccgccagaagaggtcgttcaggccgcgcctctcgaaggagatagggagagaggctccctactcctgccgaagcctcaggtggggggatgcctcaaatactctaggcaagcatggcgagaccacggatcggatccgtggaccgtaacagttctgaaagaagggtacaggttgcccttcctggcggaccccccacctctgataccagatctgcaggcggaatggttggcaccgaaggaTCCCTTGAGAAGGACGTccctacaagaagaggtctctgcgatgctggcgaaaggggctaTAGAACTagtcaagaacccgggtccagggttctacagcagacttcCTGGTGAAGAAAGCGACAGGGAGGCTGGAGACCAggcatagacctctcagccctcaacaggttcgtgtgcaagaccgacttcaagatggacactcagaagtcggtcctagcggccttgagggagggagacttcatgatgtccatagacctcaaggatgcatacttccagatccctgttcacctctccagcagaaagtacctaagggtaaaatggggtacccaaacgttgcagttcaagaccctctgcttcggtctgtccacagcccctcggGTCTTTACGatggtcttcgcaacagtctcggcctgggcacacgaacagggtatccgcctgattcggtacctggacgactggttgttgctttcagcctcaggggaagtactgagggagcaaggcgcgaagctcctgcagttctgcaacgtcttgggtatcatcatcaacctggagaagtcccaactgataccctccaccaggatgacctacctcgggatggtcctggactcccggttggcgagagccttcccttccgcggagagattggacaacttggaccagatcctacggcccttcctgtcggaccagcccaggagagccaaggactggcagagactgataggccatcttgtgtcgttagagaagctagtcccacaggagagactcaaactcaggggagtacaatggaacctgaaggcgatgtccccggagacgaaggaagtcctagagtggtggcacgacagatcgaacaccctcaaggggatgcccttcgcagccgaccctccggagatgctcctgttcacggacgcatccaaggagggttggggtgttCATATCCTCGACAGCACAGCAAGAGGAAGATGGTTagccgaagagaagaacctgcacataaacgtgctagaaatgatggcagtgcgaagagcgtgcctaaaGTTCGGTCATCGGCAttggggaaacaccgtggcactgatgtgcgacaacgccacggtggtggcctacataaagaagcaaggactGAAATCAAAGCAGCTGTGCGACCTCACAGagtttctggaatgggccgaaatggagcagatcaagatctcggccaaaTTCATCCCAGGGAATAGAaatgtcctggccgacggcctcagcagaatgggtcaagtggaagggtccgagtggtccttgcagccggaagtggccaagactcattcAGAGgtggggctcgccagtgatagacctcttcgccacgagactgaacgcacagctccccgtgttttgttctcctgtgccaaaTCCGGGGGCGGCGTTCGAGGATgtcttccaacacccttgggacaacctcgacatttactccttccctcccttcggaatgctcaggcaagtcctcaacagggtgaggcgagcggacaacctgtggatgactttggtagcgccctggtggccgaagagagagtggtttgcggatctaaaggaactggcgtgccttccaccttggccccttccagacagaccagaccttctccggcaaccacactttcaaaggttccacgaaaaccctcggtccctctgccttcacgcgtggaggttatcgagcgtctcctaaggaaggaagggtattcggcgaagacgGCAACAAGGACATCAGCGTACCTGGGACGTTCGTCAGCCGCAgtttaccaggcaaaatgggctaccttcacgaagaacatcaagccgttgcaggtctccatcccggagatagctgacttcctagtctatctcagggacgaggtgaacatgtccatcccagccattaaaggagtccgggcGGCCCTGGGAccagtcttcctcctgaagggcatcgacctgggtacctccagacacatctcgatgctcatcaagagcttcgagcaatcgtgcccccctcaggctgttagggtgcctcagtgggacgtggctagagtcctgaagatgctgtcagaacctcccttcgaacccctaaaggacatcttggacagagagctcaccctcaagacagtttttctgttagtgatggcatcagcaaaacgggtagggaaGATTCATGGCCTATtgtacgaggtgtcacactcgaagggttggcgtgaagctaccttcaggttcgtaccatccttcgtggccaagacccagaatctAGCAGTCTGgaaccccaagtttgaaggattctcggtgccggcaatccctcgttcggacaacccgagggacttgcttctgtgccctgtcagagcggtACGGAAGTACTTAGAGAGGACTGCCAAACttcgacccgaaatcaagagtctgttcgtctcctcaggattAGTAGAGTAGCCAGTCTCAAAGAATACGAtgtccttctggctacggcaggtgatcatgAGGGCCTACAAtagtgcaggggttcctcttccAGGGAAGTCTAGACCTCACGACATCAGAGGGcttagtacttcgttggcctttgagaagaacatggcagtcggccaaatcctgagggcaggtacatgggctagtcagtcaaccttcacagctcactgcTTGAAGGAGTGTTCGAGGAAATCCCTGGTGTAGCCCCAGGgaaaccacgggcagtaagtctaagagacacaggttccttccttaccccatCTTTTTccctattaccttccctgaaatgaccctaaaatcctttaactgacatgggatacatcgtcagtgaatgaatacgtctccaaggatttttacagaggtgagttacttagacactaagatagtttttcctatttctcgtgttttctcttggggggtcagcagaacctagcctcctatctaggttccccttttatctcctcatcacggtctctgggtcctgtgggACACTCCCatctcctaaggtataagtctcctaagaaagtagttcgaggtaagtactccgtgttggaacaaatcataaatttcaagtaatttgtattttccctaacagtacttacctcgaactattttcgggttatggcccgcccatcctaccccgagtgccttataggacttagtagaaacctatctgtcaaaaacttactggatatcgagacctaagcaagcatgctctctgaccccgggtcctctctgggcgcgtatcactctgtcagaggttaccccgcatagaaaacgggagtagggtaaactacacaaaattctggtcggttgggagaagATCCCAGATActactaagaaagtagttcgaggtaagtactgttaggaaaaatacaaattacttaaaacttgTGATTTTACTAAGTATACAAACCTGATTCCTAAGTTAGAGTTCCTGCCTCAAACAACAAAGCAGTCCTTTTGTTAGTCTAAAATCTAAAGTGTGAGTTTTTGTGACTGTTGGGTGGGTGGGACTTACCCTCCACGGGTTGTATTCGTTGATATAATTTTAGGGGGCCTTGGTCAATATAAACTGTCtttacagcaaagttattacattctAAAAATGAAGCTAAACCTATGATACTGTTATTATTTGCCAATATAATGAAATAAGGTTCTTTATACACAGGACACTCATCACTTATATATAACATTTCACAAGTCAATATATTTCgtacaaaagtttcctttttttctctcattttcttatattgaatattatcGATAGTTTAAACAGCCGTTCCAGATGCTCTGAAATCCCACCATTAAAGGACTCTGGGTTGTATAtagtagttaagaaaaatacaaattactttttagaaaaaaattttgatttttgtttatcATGAAGCTCAAAATGTTTGTATTACAATATATTCCCCTTTATTTTTAGCTGAAGTAGAACTTCTAGATCTTCAGGATATGTGCCGTCAAGAAGTACGCTCTATTTTGAGAGCCAACATTAATGTTGAACACCCAGAATTAGCTACTGCAGCAAACCGACCAGTCCAAAAGCCCCGCTCTCGTTGCAGGCAACAGTTTCCTGGTGTATTTGTTCCTTATATGCCAGTTCCTTTTTTTGAATCTGAAGATGAAACTGGTTTGACATCAGATGATAACATGGAAGACACAAGAGAAAACTTGATAACATTTGGTTCTCCACGACGTAATCAGTTAACAACAGTGATTGAATTTGCTCAAAGTCTTGCTGGACAGAGGTTACTTGAAAGAGAATTGCAGAACATGAGACGCCAGAATCAGCCAGAGGAAGATGATgctaacaaaaaagaggaagaggaagaggaggaggaggaggaggaagtggacgATGATTCACCAGATAGTGCTAGCTCAGATAGTGAAGATGAAAAACAAGAGACCGAAATGGAAGTTGAAGGTAAGAGTAGCAAAGGACCAAATTTAAGCGTGCCTCTGCGTAGTTTTTTCCTCAAGAAAGGAAAGGTAAGGAAAGAGCCTGAAGAGATTAAGGTGGATCCTGCACCAAGTAATGGAGAAGCTGCAACTTCAGCACCTACAGTGCCTCAGTCTGATCCTATACCAATGACTTCCACTCCAGTTATCCCAGTCAAATCTAACAAGAAACGTGAAAAGTTTGATAGTGGTGTTGGTGATGAAATAGAGAATGGAAAAGGGCCAAGCTCAGAAGAATCTGATCAAGGTGAAGAAGGTGATGTTGACATGGATTTAGATTCTACCGACTCTGATTTTTCTGATGGATCACCCGCAAGACCTAGGTTGAGGAACAGAACACGAAACAAAGTTTCTCGACTTCTCGACCCAGATGATCCCGATTGTCCGTGTGGAGGACATTGCAGTGACTCGTGGAAGGATAGGaaaaatgaagaaacaaaagaAGATGGTGAAAGCCAAAGTAATGCTTCTCCACCTGCAGAATCTTACTCGACATACATGAGGGAAAAGATAGGGCAGTTGCCACTTCCTCAGGCACTCAAGTTGTACCTGAATTATTATCGAGAATTGTAAGGGATTTCTAAAGGGAATGACCTTACCTTCcctttgtttatatatactatcATTAGGGGGCTTATTTTCTTACAGTATACAAATTTAGTCCTTGTTCGTAAAtagaaaatacatatacagtatatataaatctatatacatataaaactttcACATCCATTAAAGTGGTTGTGTGTATCATTAAGCCTAAC
The DNA window shown above is from Palaemon carinicauda isolate YSFRI2023 chromosome 37, ASM3689809v2, whole genome shotgun sequence and carries:
- the LOC137629676 gene encoding protein-L-isoaspartate O-methyltransferase domain-containing protein 1-like, which codes for MGGAVSAGVDNDDLVDNLKAANYIKTPLVERIFRAVDRGDYFTVEHREQAYRDNAWKKGNLHLSAPCIYAKVMESLQLAPGHSFLNLGSGTGYLSTMAGLIIGPYGINHGVELHADVLAYGLDRLEDLKKTAALDAFSFCTPQFVQGNCLCLPPDIRMYDRVYCGASCPETHENYMKGLIKEGGVLVMPLNDQLVKITRTGPTTWETISLLPVSFSSLVMPDASHPPASVPLPEVELLDLQDMCRQEVRSILRANINVEHPELATAANRPVQKPRSRCRQQFPGVFVPYMPVPFFESEDETGLTSDDNMEDTRENLITFGSPRRNQLTTVIEFAQSLAGQRLLERELQNMRRQNQPEEDDANKKEEEEEEEEEEEVDDDSPDSASSDSEDEKQETEMEVEGKSSKGPNLSVPLRSFFLKKGKVRKEPEEIKVDPAPSNGEAATSAPTVPQSDPIPMTSTPVIPVKSNKKREKFDSGVGDEIENGKGPSSEESDQGEEGDVDMDLDSTDSDFSDGSPARPRLRNRTRNKVSRLLDPDDPDCPCGGHCSDSWKDRKNEETKEDGESQSNASPPAESYSTYMREKIGQLPLPQALKLYLNYYREL